In the genome of Nymphaea colorata isolate Beijing-Zhang1983 chromosome 9, ASM883128v2, whole genome shotgun sequence, one region contains:
- the LOC116261043 gene encoding gibberellin-regulated protein 5-like: MEKPVCCLFFLALFFALLAGSSTMAESQQGRVTTSTTAKPWHRHRHSGFAASECPDACSFRCSKTAFHKPCMFYCQECCYKCRCVPPGTYAHKEVCPCYNSWKTKRGGPKCP, encoded by the exons ATGGAGAAACCTGTTTGCTGTCTATTCTTCTTGGCTCTGTTTTTTGCACTACTGGCTGGAAGCTCGACCATG GCAGAGTCACAACAGGGGAGGGTTACAACCTCTACAACAGCCAAGCCATGG CACAGACACAGGCATTCAGGATTTGCTGCATCAg AATGCCCGGATGCCTGTTCTTTTAGATGCTCGAAGACTGCATTTCACAAGCCATGCATGTTCTACTGTCAGGAGTGTTGCTACAAGTGTAGATGTGTACCACCAGGCACTTACGCCCACAAGGAGGTCTGCCCTTGCTACAACAGCTGGAAGACCAAGAGAGGGGGTCCTAAATGCCCCTAG
- the LOC116260978 gene encoding (+)-neomenthol dehydrogenase, with amino-acid sequence MGEERYAVVTGANRGIGLAVVRRLASEGITVVLTARDESRGLEAVADLKSRGLTTVIFHQLDVTDPASVASLADFIRSQFGRLDILVNNAGASGIIADEEGLRALQIDPDCWLSGRAHKLVQGVLQYTPEKAEECLETNYYGCKRVSEALIPLLQNSTCARIVNVSSLRSELRRIPNEQIREEFGDLDSLTEEKLDSLVQRFLCDFKDDKLEANGWPNMLPAYSISKVALNAYTRVLAKKFPTMCINCVHPGFVKTELNWNTGVLTVEEGAEGPVMLALLPPNGPSGHYFHQMEMASF; translated from the exons ATGGGAGAAGAAAG GTATGCAGTGGTTACAGGGGCCAACAGAGGGATCGGGTTGGCGGTTGTCCGCCGTCTGGCTTCTGAGGGCATCACAGTGGTTCTAACTGCAAGGGATGAGAGCAGGGGGCTTGAAGCTGTTGCGGATCTCAAGAGCCGCGGCCTCACCACCGTGATCTTTCACCAACTGGATGTGACGGATCCCGCCAGTGTTGCTTCGCTGGCTGACTTCATTCGATCCCAGTTCGGCAGGCTCGATATCCTG GTGAATAATGCAGGAGCTTCAGGAATTATAGCAGACGAGGAAGGTTTGAGGGCTCTGCAAATTGATCCCGACTGTTGG CTATCGGGCAGGGCACATAAGTTGGTTCAGGGAGTGCTGCAATATACGCCTGAGAAAGCGGAGGAATGCCTGGAAACAAATTACTATGGTTGCAAAAGAGTGTCAGAAGCACTCATTCCGCTTCTGCAGAACTCCACATGTGCAAGAATTGTCAATGTCTCATCCCTTAGATCAGAATTGAGG AGGATTCCAAATGAACAGATTAGGGAGGAGTTTGGAGACCTGGATTCTCTGACTGAAGAGAAATTGGACTCTCTGGTGCAAAGGTTTCTGTGTGATTTCAAGGACGACAAGCTTGAAGCAAATGGTTGGCCAAATATGCTCCCTGCCTATAGCATCTCAAAAGTTGCACTCAATGCCTACACCAGAGTTCTAGCGAAGAAGTTCCCAACGATGTGCATAAACTGCGTGCATCCTGGATTTGTGAAGACGGAGCTGAACTGGAACACAGGGGTGCTGACTGTGGAAGAAGGTGCAGAGGGTCCAGTCATGCTAGCTCTGCTGCCCCCAAATGGCCCTTCTGGACATTATTTTCATCAGATGGAAATGGCTTCATTCTAA
- the LOC116260979 gene encoding F-box protein SKIP24: protein MAELPDEIWLRILDTGVRERGLTFQDLCCLSISCRRLDRLSKEEPLWSALLAMEFPLQTVSASKSRLKDVFRIKFERHKALKLAAHRREVLNVESRIASGSRELDEANRQLMAETGKLDVALKELKDLKRARQASVALNVWQPEVVRARQKQIVEQHPVPMESRMHALEMEIRVCKQQIARFSRRAEALRQRLDASKEYLSHLKYHPLRSSQSIADNEGGKVKWKMVKLQGECSGDKVVDQEETYPGHNAVRKRLKM, encoded by the exons ATGGCGGAGTTACCGGACGAAATCTGGCTCAGAATTCTGGACACCGGAGTTCGGGAGCGTGGATTGACGTTCCAAGACCTCTGCTGCCTCTCAATATCATGCCGCCGTCTCGACCGGCTGTCGAAGGAGGAACCCCTCTGGTCGGCGCTGCTCGCCATGGAGTTCCCGTTGCAGACGGTTTCGGCTTCGAAATCGCGGTTGAAGGACGTTTTCAGAATCAA gtTTGAAAGACACAAAGCACTGAAGCTTGCGGCACATAGAAGAGAAGTACTTAACGTTGAGAGCCGCATTGCTTCTGGTTCAAGGGAGTTGGACGAAGCGAACCGCCAACTGATGGCAGAGACTGGAAAATTGGATGTGGCACTCAAAGAATTAAAGGATTTGAAGAGAGCGAg GCAAGCTTCTGTAGCCTTAAATGTTTGGCAACCAGAAGTTGTACGTGCTAGGCAGAAGCAGATTGTTGAGCAGCACCCTGTGCCAATGGAATCTCGTATGCATGCATTGGAAATGGAGATTAGAGTATGCAAGCAACAGATTGCAAGATTTTCTAGGCGTGCT GAAGCTTTAAGGCAAAGGCTGGATGCTTCAAAAGAATATTTATCACATCTCAAATATCACCCTTTGCGTAGTTCTCAGTCGATAGCTGATAATGAGGGTGGCAAAGTTAAATGGAAAATGGTGAAGCTACAGGGCGAATGCAGTGGTGACAAGGTTGTCGATCAAGAAGAGACGTATCCTGGCCACAATGCTGTACGGAAAAGGCTGAAGATGTAg